Proteins found in one Flavobacterium channae genomic segment:
- a CDS encoding DUF6132 family protein, protein MTKKEIIFTVIGVIIGLISGYAYYHYVGCVSGTCSITSKPLNSTLYGGVLGGLLFNMIGDFFKKKNP, encoded by the coding sequence ATGACTAAAAAAGAAATCATATTTACAGTAATAGGAGTTATTATCGGGTTAATTTCTGGTTATGCATACTACCATTATGTTGGTTGTGTTTCAGGAACTTGTTCTATTACTTCAAAACCTTTAAATAGTACTTTGTATGGAGGTGTTTTGGGAGGATTATTATTTAATATGATTGGTGATTTTTTTAAGAAAAAGAATCCTTAA
- the argS gene encoding arginine--tRNA ligase gives MTLHHTLTTHIQKAVEELFNISIEKVEFQATRKEFEGDITMVVFPLVKALKGNPVEIGNQIGNYLVANVNEVAKFNVVGGFLNIVISDTFYVAFFNEIKNNETFGFVTPKEGDKAVMVEYSSPNTNKPLHLGHIRNNLLGYSVAEILKASGKKVYKTQIINDRGIHICKSMLAWQKFGNGQTPESTGLKGDKLVGNFYVEFDKLYKSEISELIAQGKTEEEAKKLAPSILEAQEMLRKWEAGDEEVVALWKTMNQWVYDGFEQTYKNLGVDFDSYYYESNTYLLGKEVVQFGLEKGIFEKDPDGSVWIDLTADGLDRKIVLRSDGTAVYMTQDIGTAIQRVKDFPDVGGMVYTVGNEQDYHFKVLFLILKKLGFDWAESLYHLSYGMVELPTGKMKSREGTVVDADDLMTEMTTTAQAISEELGKLDGYSETEKSSLFKTIGLGALKYYMLKVDPKKQMMFNPEESVDFAGNTGPFIQYTYARIQSILRKADFNYSVAITGLDLHEKEKELIKQVQLFPEVIKSAADNHSPALIANYTYDLVKEFNSFYQQVSILGEENHDKKVFRVQLSKSVGNTIKNAFQLLGIEVPERM, from the coding sequence ATGACATTACATCACACATTAACAACACACATCCAAAAAGCAGTTGAAGAATTGTTCAATATTTCTATTGAAAAAGTTGAATTTCAGGCTACTAGGAAAGAGTTTGAAGGTGATATAACAATGGTGGTTTTTCCTTTAGTAAAAGCGCTAAAAGGGAATCCTGTTGAGATAGGAAATCAAATCGGAAATTACTTGGTTGCGAATGTAAATGAAGTTGCTAAGTTTAATGTTGTAGGCGGATTTTTAAATATTGTGATTTCTGATACTTTTTATGTTGCCTTTTTCAATGAAATAAAAAATAATGAAACGTTTGGTTTTGTAACGCCTAAAGAAGGTGATAAGGCGGTAATGGTAGAATATTCTTCACCGAACACCAACAAGCCTTTACATTTAGGCCATATCCGTAATAATTTATTAGGTTATTCTGTTGCTGAAATCTTAAAAGCTTCGGGTAAAAAAGTATACAAAACACAAATCATCAACGATAGAGGAATTCATATTTGTAAGTCAATGTTGGCTTGGCAAAAATTTGGAAACGGACAAACTCCTGAATCGACTGGATTAAAAGGAGATAAGTTGGTTGGGAATTTCTATGTGGAATTCGATAAACTATACAAAAGTGAAATTTCTGAATTAATTGCTCAAGGTAAAACAGAAGAGGAAGCAAAGAAATTGGCACCTTCTATTTTAGAAGCTCAAGAAATGCTTCGTAAATGGGAAGCAGGTGATGAAGAAGTAGTTGCTCTTTGGAAAACGATGAACCAATGGGTTTATGATGGTTTTGAACAAACATATAAAAACCTTGGGGTTGATTTTGATAGTTATTATTACGAATCAAACACGTATTTGCTTGGAAAAGAAGTAGTGCAATTCGGATTAGAAAAAGGGATTTTTGAGAAAGATCCGGATGGTTCAGTTTGGATTGATTTAACTGCTGATGGTTTAGATAGAAAAATTGTACTTCGTTCTGATGGAACTGCGGTTTACATGACACAAGATATTGGAACGGCTATTCAACGTGTAAAAGATTTTCCAGATGTTGGAGGAATGGTTTATACAGTAGGAAACGAGCAAGATTATCACTTTAAAGTATTGTTTTTAATTCTTAAGAAATTAGGATTTGATTGGGCTGAAAGCTTGTATCATTTGTCATATGGAATGGTAGAATTACCAACAGGTAAAATGAAATCTCGTGAAGGAACAGTGGTTGATGCAGATGATTTAATGACTGAAATGACTACAACTGCTCAAGCTATTTCAGAAGAATTGGGCAAATTAGATGGATATTCTGAAACAGAAAAATCAAGTTTGTTTAAAACAATTGGTTTAGGTGCTTTAAAATATTATATGCTTAAAGTAGATCCGAAAAAGCAAATGATGTTTAATCCAGAAGAATCAGTTGATTTTGCTGGTAACACTGGACCTTTCATTCAATATACTTACGCTCGTATTCAATCAATTTTAAGAAAGGCAGATTTCAATTATTCAGTTGCAATAACAGGATTGGATTTGCATGAAAAGGAAAAAGAATTGATTAAACAAGTGCAATTATTTCCAGAAGTAATTAAAAGTGCTGCTGATAATCATAGTCCGGCTTTAATTGCTAATTATACGTATGATTTAGTTAAAGAATTCAATTCGTTCTATCAACAAGTTTCCATTTTAGGAGAAGAAAATCACGATAAAAAAGTGTTTAGAGTACAATTGTCAAAATCAGTTGGAAATACAATTAAAAATGCATTCCAATTGTTAGGAATTGAAGTTCCTGAAAGAATGTAA
- a CDS encoding MBOAT family O-acyltransferase, protein MKALLNIQNWFLETVGSVDLETIQNWFIYNPKQPLLFNSSLFLGLFLIFYFIYILSRNTHYFRVTYVVLFSLFFYYKSSGHYFWILIFSSVVDYSLSRLIYVEAQQFYRKFYLVLSLLINLGMLAYFKYTNFFIDNYNTLFDGNMKFEDIVLPVGISFYTFQTLSYTIDVYRRELEPTKSFMDFLFFVSFFPQLVAGPIVRASDFIPQIYEKLKLTKEDFNRALFLIIGGLLKKAVISDFISSNFVDRVFDAPNSYTAFENLMASYGYAIQIYCDFSGYSDMAIGLALLMGFWLPDNFRTPYQSGSITEFWRRWHISLSSWLRDYLYISMGGNRKGKFRTYFNLFMTMLLGGLWHGASWKFVVWGVLHGLALVVEKFFGQFIKLPKNVFVRTIQVVLTFHFVVFCWLFFRAKDFATAFQIVQNVMKLTFDLNQWQTIVLGYKNVFILLTIGVVWHFIPVKSIAGMQKAFTNLPLIAKAVLLGLIYWVVYATASADTQPFIYFQF, encoded by the coding sequence GTGAAAGCACTTTTAAATATACAAAATTGGTTTCTAGAAACAGTAGGAAGTGTTGATTTAGAAACAATACAAAATTGGTTTATTTACAACCCAAAACAACCGCTATTATTTAACAGTTCGTTGTTTTTAGGATTGTTCTTAATCTTTTATTTTATCTACATTTTATCTCGAAATACACATTATTTCAGAGTTACTTATGTGGTGCTTTTTTCATTGTTTTTCTACTATAAATCCAGTGGTCATTATTTCTGGATTTTGATATTTTCATCGGTTGTAGATTATTCACTTTCCCGATTAATTTATGTTGAAGCCCAACAGTTTTATCGTAAGTTTTATTTGGTTCTGAGTTTGTTGATTAACCTTGGAATGTTGGCTTATTTTAAGTATACCAACTTCTTTATCGATAATTACAATACGCTTTTTGATGGAAATATGAAGTTTGAAGATATTGTTCTTCCAGTTGGAATTTCCTTTTATACGTTTCAAACATTAAGTTATACTATCGATGTTTATAGAAGAGAATTAGAGCCGACAAAGAGCTTTATGGATTTTCTGTTCTTCGTTTCTTTCTTCCCGCAGTTAGTAGCTGGACCAATTGTAAGGGCTAGCGATTTTATTCCTCAGATTTATGAGAAATTAAAATTAACGAAAGAAGATTTTAACAGAGCATTGTTTTTAATTATTGGAGGTTTACTAAAGAAAGCAGTTATTTCCGATTTTATTTCAAGCAACTTCGTTGATCGTGTTTTTGATGCGCCAAACAGTTATACGGCTTTTGAAAATTTAATGGCTTCTTATGGTTATGCTATACAAATTTATTGCGATTTTTCTGGATATTCCGATATGGCTATTGGATTAGCATTATTAATGGGATTCTGGTTGCCAGACAATTTTAGAACACCTTATCAATCGGGTTCTATTACAGAGTTTTGGAGAAGATGGCACATTTCACTTTCTAGTTGGTTAAGAGATTATCTATACATCTCAATGGGTGGAAATAGAAAAGGAAAATTCAGAACCTATTTCAATTTATTTATGACCATGTTGCTAGGCGGTTTATGGCATGGTGCTTCATGGAAATTTGTGGTTTGGGGAGTTTTACACGGATTAGCTTTAGTTGTAGAGAAGTTTTTTGGACAATTCATCAAGTTACCTAAAAATGTATTTGTTAGAACAATTCAGGTTGTCTTGACTTTCCATTTCGTTGTATTCTGTTGGCTATTTTTTAGAGCAAAAGATTTTGCGACAGCATTCCAAATTGTTCAAAATGTAATGAAACTAACTTTCGATTTAAATCAGTGGCAAACCATTGTCTTAGGATATAAAAATGTATTTATTCTATTGACTATTGGAGTAGTTTGGCATTTTATTCCTGTTAAATCAATTGCTGGAATGCAAAAAGCATTTACTAATTTACCATTAATTGCAAAAGCAGTTCTTTTAGGACTTATTTATTGGGTAGTTTACGCAACAGCTTCTGCAGATACACAGCCTTTTATTTATTTTCAGTTTTAG
- a CDS encoding outer membrane beta-barrel family protein, protein MKLKLTIICFLCAISFSFAQNSGSIKGKVIDKKSNETLPYVNIVVKDNDKIVTGGVTTDEGNFAINKLALQKYTVEIQFIGYQTIVKQIDLTTDNDLNLGTIAISEDVAELKDVEVVAERSNMVQKIDRKVINVGKDLIAAGTTASEIMNNIPTVSIDPQTKEISMRGNSNVRVLIDGKPSNVSVEQLLQQIPSASIKQIELITNPSAKYNPEGMSGIINIILHKNSQDGFNGSLNTGVTFGITPKTNSALNMNYRVGKVNFYTNYGFNHGINANHGFVDSERTNQENLQNFQFKNKNNSHLLKFGMDYYINDKNTLSAYTNQSFTYGSGTGLTTVVYEDPVNNRNTTQLFGSNGDNKNQTYDLVYKHDFEKKDENLELQFNYSHTVNDENTVYDETISNPTENYDRTNIVKGTTDYFQFNADYVNPITETTKLELGVETRIQNSGNRFFDDNPSFTSANNSFEFGRNIYSAYGNIGKQIGKWSGQIGVRLEYFDLEADFAINETNPSFTDAQKISDDLFTAYPSAFLTYTVNDKNSFNFNYSRRVDRPSIGQISPIREWTTPLMESRGNPDLVPQFTNSFEVNYTRATKIGSITSGVFYRSISDEISRTVYNDPNNPNRNILSYANFANNDAFGIESSGNLKFAKWWSVNVSADVYFKTAKGTVQNANTNALENAEVDVTTFNTRINNSFTATKNLRFQLFAMYRGKDKGLQYDRKEMYKMDFGATYNILKGKGTITARYNDVFENMRFAFDGNIPFRQQGAFYWESQTLYVGFNYIFGGGKNRALARKQRDANETQSGGGMF, encoded by the coding sequence ATGAAACTAAAACTAACCATCATCTGTTTTTTATGCGCTATCTCATTTAGTTTTGCACAAAATTCAGGAAGTATCAAAGGAAAAGTAATTGACAAAAAATCAAATGAAACTTTACCTTACGTAAACATTGTAGTAAAAGACAATGACAAAATTGTTACAGGAGGTGTAACCACAGACGAAGGAAATTTTGCAATTAATAAATTAGCGTTACAAAAATACACAGTAGAAATTCAATTTATTGGATATCAAACCATTGTAAAACAAATCGATTTAACTACTGATAATGATTTGAATCTTGGTACAATTGCGATTTCAGAAGATGTTGCCGAATTAAAAGACGTAGAAGTTGTGGCGGAACGCTCTAATATGGTTCAAAAAATCGACAGAAAAGTAATCAACGTTGGAAAAGATTTAATTGCTGCAGGAACTACTGCTTCAGAAATCATGAACAACATTCCTACAGTAAGTATCGACCCTCAGACGAAAGAAATTAGTATGAGAGGAAACAGCAATGTTCGTGTTCTTATCGATGGAAAACCATCAAATGTTTCGGTTGAGCAATTGTTACAACAAATTCCATCTGCTTCGATTAAACAAATTGAATTAATCACAAATCCTTCAGCTAAATACAACCCTGAAGGAATGAGTGGAATCATCAATATTATTTTGCACAAAAATTCGCAAGATGGTTTTAATGGTTCATTAAACACTGGAGTGACTTTTGGAATTACACCAAAAACTAATTCGGCTTTAAACATGAACTATCGTGTAGGAAAAGTAAATTTTTACACTAATTATGGTTTTAATCACGGTATAAATGCAAATCACGGGTTTGTGGATAGTGAAAGAACAAACCAAGAAAACCTTCAAAATTTTCAATTCAAAAACAAAAACAATTCACACCTTTTAAAATTTGGTATGGATTATTACATCAACGACAAAAACACATTATCAGCTTATACGAATCAGAGTTTTACTTATGGTTCTGGTACAGGTCTAACAACTGTTGTTTATGAAGATCCTGTTAACAATAGAAATACAACCCAACTTTTTGGAAGTAATGGTGACAACAAAAATCAAACTTATGATTTAGTTTACAAACATGACTTTGAAAAGAAAGATGAAAATTTAGAACTACAATTTAATTATTCGCACACGGTTAATGATGAAAATACAGTTTACGATGAGACGATTTCGAATCCAACAGAAAATTACGACAGAACAAACATCGTTAAAGGAACAACTGATTATTTTCAATTTAACGCAGATTATGTTAACCCTATAACAGAAACTACTAAGTTAGAATTAGGAGTTGAAACACGTATTCAAAATTCGGGTAATCGTTTTTTTGATGATAATCCAAGTTTTACAAGCGCAAACAATTCATTTGAATTTGGCAGAAATATCTATTCGGCTTATGGTAATATTGGAAAACAAATTGGAAAATGGAGTGGACAAATTGGTGTTCGTTTAGAATATTTTGATTTAGAAGCAGATTTTGCAATTAATGAAACTAACCCAAGTTTTACCGATGCACAAAAAATAAGTGATGATTTATTTACAGCTTATCCATCGGCATTTTTAACATATACGGTTAATGATAAAAACTCGTTTAATTTTAATTATTCAAGAAGAGTTGATCGCCCAAGCATTGGTCAAATCAGTCCAATTAGAGAATGGACAACACCATTAATGGAATCTAGAGGAAATCCAGATTTAGTACCACAATTCACTAATTCGTTTGAAGTAAATTATACAAGAGCTACTAAAATTGGTTCAATTACAAGTGGTGTGTTTTACAGAAGCATTTCGGATGAAATTTCTAGAACAGTTTATAACGATCCAAACAATCCAAATCGTAACATATTATCGTATGCCAATTTTGCTAACAATGATGCCTTTGGAATTGAATCATCAGGAAATTTAAAATTCGCAAAATGGTGGTCAGTAAATGTAAGTGCTGATGTTTATTTTAAAACCGCAAAAGGAACTGTTCAAAATGCAAACACAAATGCTTTAGAAAATGCTGAAGTTGACGTAACTACTTTTAATACAAGAATCAACAACAGTTTTACAGCTACAAAAAATTTACGTTTCCAATTGTTTGCTATGTATAGAGGAAAAGACAAAGGCTTACAATACGACAGAAAAGAAATGTATAAAATGGATTTTGGAGCAACTTACAATATCTTAAAAGGTAAAGGAACAATTACCGCTCGTTATAATGACGTTTTTGAAAATATGCGTTTTGCTTTTGACGGAAATATTCCTTTCAGACAACAAGGAGCTTTTTATTGGGAAAGCCAAACTTTATATGTAGGTTTTAATTACATTTTTGGTGGTGGAAAAAACCGTGCATTAGCAAGAAAACAAAGAGATGCTAACGAAACACAAAGTGGTGGCGGAATGTTTTAA
- a CDS encoding GDSL-type esterase/lipase family protein, which translates to MKSKLLLLLLSFSFFGFAQDTLLVPVDTVYVDEPVIDSIEVTFTGNDIQNPNALLSFYEKMYQMEMSKSGKINIVHIGDSHIQADLFTAKIRTQFQKVFGNGGFGFTFPYSVAKTNNSAPIRYSASGNFQCFRNLYADAAKPVGLSGFSMETKSDDFAIQLVVKDAQYNFTKLKVITPKNENLFDVSVSNKSIVIERKVPKKITHKVKPGEVLGGIANKYNVSLKALKKANGLKSDMIRDGKILTIPTKGMQSKSTTKTEYIPIDLVQAENSNDYISTTPLDKIAIVPNQEMEDFALNGLVLENESTGVIYHSIGVNGAKASDYNKFPLFYEQLPALNPDLVIISLGTNESFDKQSGEQYYANLTQMIQGIKEKNPQTCVLVMTSPPSVLHRKYRNTFIEKYADAIETNAPEKEYAFWDLLKVFGGNNAINRNAAKGFMARDKVHYSKAGYEKQGELFFEAFLQSYELFKSTK; encoded by the coding sequence ATGAAGAGTAAATTGTTATTGCTATTATTAAGTTTTTCTTTTTTTGGGTTTGCTCAAGATACCTTGTTAGTGCCAGTTGACACAGTATATGTTGATGAACCTGTTATAGATTCTATCGAAGTTACTTTTACCGGAAATGATATTCAAAATCCAAATGCATTACTTTCTTTTTATGAGAAAATGTATCAAATGGAAATGTCAAAATCGGGAAAAATAAATATTGTTCATATTGGCGATTCGCATATTCAAGCCGATTTGTTTACAGCTAAAATAAGAACACAATTTCAAAAGGTGTTTGGAAACGGTGGTTTTGGATTTACTTTTCCCTATAGTGTAGCTAAGACAAATAATAGTGCTCCAATTCGATATAGCGCTTCTGGAAACTTTCAATGTTTTAGAAATTTATATGCCGATGCAGCTAAACCTGTTGGTTTGAGTGGTTTTTCTATGGAAACGAAGTCAGATGATTTTGCAATACAATTAGTGGTGAAAGATGCACAATATAATTTTACCAAATTGAAAGTCATTACGCCTAAAAATGAAAATCTATTTGATGTTTCGGTTTCTAATAAAAGTATTGTAATAGAACGAAAAGTCCCAAAGAAAATAACGCACAAAGTTAAACCTGGTGAAGTTTTAGGTGGAATTGCAAACAAATACAATGTTTCTTTAAAAGCCTTAAAAAAAGCAAATGGTTTAAAAAGTGATATGATTCGTGATGGTAAGATTTTGACCATTCCAACAAAAGGAATGCAATCAAAATCGACTACTAAAACCGAATATATTCCAATTGATTTGGTTCAAGCAGAAAATTCAAATGATTATATTTCAACAACTCCATTAGATAAAATTGCAATTGTTCCTAACCAAGAAATGGAAGATTTTGCTTTAAACGGATTGGTTTTAGAAAATGAGAGCACTGGTGTAATTTATCATAGTATTGGAGTTAATGGAGCAAAAGCTTCGGATTATAATAAGTTTCCTCTTTTTTATGAGCAACTTCCTGCTTTAAATCCTGATTTAGTAATCATTTCATTAGGAACAAATGAAAGTTTTGACAAACAATCTGGCGAACAATATTATGCGAATTTGACTCAAATGATTCAAGGAATTAAAGAGAAAAATCCTCAGACTTGTGTTTTGGTTATGACTTCACCACCTTCTGTTTTACATAGAAAATATAGAAATACATTTATCGAAAAATATGCCGATGCCATAGAAACAAATGCGCCTGAAAAAGAGTATGCTTTTTGGGATTTGCTAAAGGTTTTTGGTGGAAACAATGCGATTAATAGAAATGCTGCGAAAGGATTTATGGCTAGAGATAAAGTGCATTATTCTAAAGCAGGTTACGAAAAACAAGGCGAATTGTTTTTTGAGGCTTTTTTACAATCATACGAATTATTTAAATCGACAAAATAG